Proteins encoded by one window of Martelella endophytica:
- a CDS encoding HAD family hydrolase, producing the protein MNRTIIFDFDGVLANSEIIALAELQACLADYGVDYDWNDLVAIFLGASLKQITGHITERTGRDVHDEFQREWYRRLFERYERELQPIAGASALLDRLDAAGINYCIASGGSYERLGIALNCIGLAERFTGRAFSADSVAHGKPAPDLFLFAAKKLGVEPGHCLVIEDATAGVLAAKRAEIRVLGFVGGDHLKGIRDEHAQRLIATGAAGVLTSLADFDLAAFEELPA; encoded by the coding sequence ATGAACAGAACCATCATCTTCGACTTCGACGGCGTTCTCGCCAACAGTGAAATCATCGCGCTCGCCGAGCTGCAGGCCTGCCTTGCCGATTACGGCGTCGATTACGACTGGAACGATCTCGTCGCCATCTTCCTCGGCGCCTCGCTGAAGCAGATCACCGGCCATATCACCGAGCGCACCGGCCGCGACGTCCATGACGAATTTCAGCGCGAATGGTATCGCCGCCTGTTCGAACGCTACGAGCGCGAGCTGCAGCCGATTGCCGGCGCAAGCGCCCTGCTGGACCGGCTGGATGCCGCAGGCATCAACTATTGCATCGCCTCCGGCGGTTCGTACGAGCGGCTCGGCATTGCGCTCAACTGCATCGGACTTGCCGAGCGCTTTACCGGACGCGCCTTCAGCGCCGATTCCGTCGCCCATGGCAAACCGGCTCCGGACCTCTTCCTCTTTGCCGCAAAAAAGCTCGGCGTCGAGCCCGGACACTGCCTCGTCATCGAGGATGCGACCGCCGGTGTGCTGGCGGCAAAGCGGGCAGAGATCCGCGTCCTCGGCTTCGTCGGCGGTGACCACCTGAAAGGCATCCGCGACGAGCATGCGCAACGCCTCATCGCAACCGGCGCCGCCGGCGTCCTGACATCGCTCGCTGACTTCGACCTTGCCGCATTCGAAGAACTGCCGGCGTGA
- a CDS encoding sugar-binding transcriptional regulator, which yields MTASNDDPDVFLTEVCWHYFVNGLTQSEVATRLGVTRLRVNQAIKEARAKGFVRVEIQSPHVARLDMQAELVARYGLDEAIVAPADPVHHDYHRPAGAALAFHLASGLAAARWQTIGVSWGMTLNSAIQQLPRMERPSLEIVSMIGGMSQGAAFNSFGIASGFADRLGARYSLFAAPIYLSRGADTEAFLSDTVFRQHLDKLEALDLAVLVAGDLSERSFLMTYGVPSDVSAADLAAAGAVGDILGHFIDARGREVDHPLNRTVIGMSLPALEKVPERILAAAGNHKVDVIVAALKRGLVTTLITDDVTAECILKREP from the coding sequence ATGACGGCCAGCAACGACGATCCTGATGTATTTTTGACAGAGGTGTGCTGGCACTATTTCGTCAACGGATTGACCCAGTCCGAGGTGGCCACCCGGCTCGGCGTTACCCGGCTCAGGGTCAACCAGGCGATCAAGGAAGCCCGGGCGAAGGGGTTTGTCCGCGTCGAGATCCAGTCGCCGCATGTTGCCCGGCTCGACATGCAGGCAGAGCTCGTCGCCCGCTACGGCCTTGACGAGGCGATCGTCGCCCCCGCCGACCCGGTCCATCATGATTACCACCGCCCCGCCGGCGCAGCTCTTGCCTTCCATCTGGCGAGCGGGCTTGCCGCGGCCCGCTGGCAGACGATCGGCGTTTCCTGGGGCATGACGCTCAACAGCGCGATCCAGCAGCTGCCGCGCATGGAGCGGCCTTCCCTCGAGATCGTTTCGATGATCGGCGGCATGTCGCAGGGCGCTGCCTTCAATTCCTTCGGTATCGCCTCCGGCTTCGCCGATCGTCTCGGCGCCCGCTACTCGCTGTTTGCCGCGCCGATCTACCTTTCGCGCGGCGCCGACACCGAGGCCTTCCTGTCGGATACCGTCTTTCGCCAGCACCTCGACAAGCTCGAAGCGCTCGACCTCGCCGTGCTGGTGGCCGGCGACCTCTCCGAGCGCTCGTTCCTGATGACCTACGGCGTGCCGTCCGATGTGAGCGCGGCCGATCTCGCCGCGGCCGGCGCGGTCGGCGATATTCTCGGCCACTTCATCGATGCGAGAGGCCGCGAGGTCGATCACCCTCTCAACCGCACCGTCATCGGCATGAGCCTTCCGGCGCTCGAAAAGGTTCCGGAGCGGATTCTCGCGGCGGCAGGTAACCACAAGGTCGACGTCATCGTCGCCGCCCTGAAACGCGGCCTAGTCACGACGCTCATCACCGATGACGTCACCGCCGAATGCATCCTGAAACGTGAGCCATGA
- a CDS encoding alcohol dehydrogenase catalytic domain-containing protein: protein MTTIPEEMRAVVCHGPEDYRLETRPVPKPGPGEVLVRVVATGVCASDVKCFSGAPMFWGDEGRSGYCESGVTAGHEFVGQVVALGEGAGEKYGLAVGDHAVSEQIVPCGTCRYCRSGHYWMCQPHDIYGFHHATQGSWAEYMLFPAKALNYKLPETLNPRYGVFVEPLGCSIHAVERGNIGLSDVVVISGCGALGLGMVAAARMKSPARLIALDLNPHRLELARKCGADIVINPAETDAVAEIRALTDGYGCDVYIEATGAAKSVEQGLLAIRKLGTFVEFSVFREKVTVDWTIIGDSKELNLHGSHLSPGTYPTAIRMLEQGLLPMEDILTHTLPLEDFRKGIAIAADGSQSLKVVLEPGRAG, encoded by the coding sequence ATGACGACGATTCCAGAGGAAATGCGCGCCGTGGTTTGCCACGGCCCGGAGGACTACAGGCTCGAGACCCGGCCGGTGCCGAAGCCCGGGCCAGGCGAGGTGCTGGTGAGGGTCGTTGCCACCGGCGTCTGCGCCAGCGACGTCAAATGCTTTTCCGGCGCGCCCATGTTCTGGGGCGACGAGGGGCGGTCGGGCTATTGCGAAAGCGGTGTCACGGCCGGCCACGAGTTCGTTGGTCAGGTGGTGGCGCTCGGCGAGGGCGCGGGCGAGAAATATGGGCTTGCTGTCGGCGATCACGCCGTTTCGGAGCAGATCGTGCCCTGCGGAACCTGCCGCTATTGCCGCTCCGGCCATTACTGGATGTGCCAGCCGCATGACATCTACGGCTTCCATCACGCCACCCAAGGTTCCTGGGCGGAGTACATGCTGTTTCCGGCCAAGGCGCTGAATTACAAGCTGCCGGAAACCCTCAATCCCCGATACGGCGTCTTCGTCGAGCCGCTCGGTTGCTCGATCCATGCCGTCGAGCGCGGCAATATCGGGCTTTCGGATGTGGTGGTGATTTCCGGCTGCGGCGCGCTGGGCCTCGGCATGGTGGCGGCCGCGCGCATGAAAAGCCCCGCCAGGCTGATCGCGCTCGACCTCAACCCGCACCGGCTGGAATTGGCAAGGAAATGCGGTGCCGATATCGTCATCAATCCGGCGGAAACCGATGCCGTTGCCGAAATCAGGGCGCTGACGGACGGCTATGGCTGCGATGTCTATATCGAGGCGACCGGCGCGGCGAAGTCGGTCGAACAGGGGCTGCTGGCGATCCGCAAGCTTGGCACCTTCGTCGAGTTTTCCGTATTTCGCGAAAAGGTCACGGTCGACTGGACGATCATTGGCGATAGCAAGGAACTCAATCTCCACGGCTCGCACCTGAGCCCGGGCACCTATCCGACCGCGATCCGCATGCTGGAGCAAGGCCTCCTGCCGATGGAAGACATTCTCACCCACACGCTGCCGCTTGAAGATTTCCGCAAGGGCATTGCGATTGCAGCCGACGGCTCGCAATCGCTGAAGGTGGTGCTGGAGCCGGGCAGGGCGGGCTGA
- a CDS encoding porin — MKTRELLIASASLLAAAGGAKAADPVVVIEPVAANYVEICDAFGSGFFYIPGTETCLSFDGYVRFEVDAGGIQTGGPLDADWTTLTKTVFEVWAKTDTELGTLTSVIAPEIELYSNGSSSITLDDVYLNLGDDVYVRAGYFKSFWDQDLYGELDNIDNTTKYNSIRLGVHVDHFEAALQIDALDPSEAGAGGFPAGSNKLALSGRLGYVVSDSQYLKLDAAYDSYNENYAIRPWAGFGIGPGTFEIAGLYESGFISYAPDFTAANWDDSPIAGTYLKYAVAANYYFNVTDKLVLAPQTQYNVASNDKAFWEAGAVADWEIVDNFHARLNANYAFIDDDWNQQNWFGWFRLERDF; from the coding sequence ATGAAAACCAGGGAACTACTTATCGCTTCGGCATCACTTCTGGCAGCAGCCGGTGGTGCAAAGGCCGCCGATCCGGTCGTCGTGATCGAGCCCGTCGCGGCGAACTATGTTGAAATCTGCGATGCCTTCGGTTCGGGCTTCTTCTACATTCCCGGCACCGAGACCTGCCTTTCCTTCGATGGCTATGTCCGTTTCGAGGTTGACGCCGGCGGCATCCAGACCGGCGGTCCGCTTGATGCGGACTGGACGACGCTGACCAAGACGGTCTTCGAGGTCTGGGCAAAAACGGACACCGAGCTCGGGACGCTGACCTCTGTGATCGCGCCCGAGATCGAGCTCTATTCCAACGGCAGCAGCTCGATCACACTCGACGACGTCTACCTCAATCTCGGCGACGACGTTTATGTCCGCGCCGGCTATTTCAAGTCTTTCTGGGACCAGGATCTCTACGGCGAACTCGACAATATCGACAATACCACCAAGTACAATTCGATCCGTCTCGGTGTGCATGTCGACCATTTCGAGGCCGCACTGCAGATCGACGCGCTTGACCCGAGCGAGGCCGGAGCTGGCGGCTTCCCCGCCGGTTCGAACAAGCTCGCGCTCTCCGGTCGCCTCGGCTACGTCGTTTCCGACAGCCAGTATCTGAAACTCGATGCGGCCTATGACAGCTACAACGAGAACTACGCCATCCGCCCGTGGGCGGGCTTTGGCATCGGACCCGGCACCTTCGAAATCGCCGGCCTATACGAAAGCGGCTTCATTTCCTATGCGCCGGACTTCACCGCCGCCAACTGGGACGATTCCCCGATCGCCGGCACCTATCTGAAATATGCGGTGGCCGCGAACTACTATTTCAACGTGACCGACAAGTTGGTTCTGGCGCCGCAGACCCAATATAACGTCGCCAGCAACGACAAGGCCTTCTGGGAGGCCGGCGCGGTGGCCGACTGGGAAATCGTCGACAACTTCCACGCCAGGCTCAATGCCAACTATGCCTTCATCGACGACGACTGGAACCAGCAGAACTGGTTCGGCTGGTTCCGCCTCGAACGCGACTTCTGA
- a CDS encoding DUF1178 family protein: protein MIHYSLSCDNGHAFDGWFSGSADFDSQVQRGLLTCPVCGSASVSKGLMAPPVSTARKQEQRQAALVDRAQREAVEKLRKAVAEIRSNAEDVGERFPEEARRIHYGEAEERGIIGEANLDDVRDLLEEGIEIMPLPVLPDDKN from the coding sequence GTGATCCATTATTCCCTTTCCTGCGACAACGGACATGCCTTTGACGGATGGTTTTCCGGCAGTGCGGATTTCGACAGCCAGGTCCAACGCGGACTTCTGACCTGTCCGGTCTGCGGCTCGGCTTCCGTATCCAAGGGACTGATGGCGCCGCCCGTCTCGACCGCCCGCAAGCAGGAACAGCGCCAGGCAGCCCTGGTCGACCGCGCCCAGCGCGAGGCGGTCGAAAAGCTGCGCAAGGCCGTCGCCGAGATCCGGTCGAACGCCGAGGATGTCGGAGAACGATTTCCCGAGGAAGCCCGCAGGATCCATTATGGCGAAGCCGAGGAGCGCGGCATCATCGGCGAGGCCAACCTCGACGACGTGCGCGACCTGCTGGAGGAAGGCATCGAGATCATGCCGCTGCCTGTTCTGCCGGACGACAAGAACTGA
- a CDS encoding carbon-nitrogen hydrolase family protein, with amino-acid sequence MTRFTAAAIQMCSGTNPEKNAETLDRLVRKAAGKGAQYVQTPEMTGAVQKDRAGLRAVLKGEADDIIVRTAAALAGELGIHLHIGSTAIALEGDMIANRAFLFGPGGGLVTRYDKIHMFDVDLDNGESWRESAVYRPGETAVIARLPFAAIGMGICYDVRFPDLFSAYGLAGAEVLTAPAAFTRQTGLAHWHMLQRARAIENGAYMISAAQAGTHEDGRETFGHSIIIAPWGRVLAEAGDTGEAVIVAEIDTDAVAAARGKVPNLKNIRPFTLAEVGA; translated from the coding sequence ATGACCCGCTTCACCGCCGCCGCGATCCAGATGTGCTCGGGCACAAATCCCGAGAAGAACGCCGAAACCCTGGACCGGCTCGTCCGCAAGGCCGCCGGCAAGGGCGCCCAGTATGTCCAGACTCCGGAGATGACCGGCGCCGTGCAGAAGGACCGCGCCGGCCTTCGGGCCGTGCTCAAGGGTGAGGCTGACGACATCATCGTGCGCACCGCTGCCGCGCTTGCCGGTGAACTCGGCATTCACCTGCACATCGGCTCGACGGCGATCGCGCTTGAGGGCGACATGATTGCCAACAGGGCCTTTCTGTTTGGTCCGGGTGGCGGGCTCGTTACCCGTTACGACAAGATCCACATGTTCGATGTCGACCTCGACAATGGCGAGAGCTGGCGCGAGAGCGCGGTCTACCGCCCCGGCGAAACCGCCGTCATCGCCCGGCTGCCCTTTGCCGCGATCGGCATGGGAATCTGCTACGACGTACGCTTTCCCGATCTCTTCAGCGCCTACGGGCTTGCCGGCGCCGAAGTGCTGACCGCGCCCGCCGCCTTCACCCGCCAGACGGGTCTCGCCCACTGGCACATGCTGCAGCGCGCCCGCGCCATCGAAAACGGCGCCTACATGATCTCCGCGGCCCAGGCGGGCACCCACGAGGACGGCCGGGAGACCTTCGGCCATTCGATCATCATCGCCCCGTGGGGCCGTGTGCTGGCCGAGGCGGGCGATACCGGCGAGGCGGTGATCGTGGCCGAGATCGATACGGATGCCGTCGCTGCGGCGCGCGGCAAGGTTCCGAACCTGAAGAATATCCGGCCCTTCACCCTCGCCGAAGTCGGCGCTTAG
- the grxC gene encoding glutaredoxin 3: MAKVEIYTREFCGFCARAKALLEKKGVDYKEFNATETPDVRAVMIDRAKGAATFPQIFIDDQHVGGCDDLYALDREGKLDPLLAA; the protein is encoded by the coding sequence ATGGCTAAAGTCGAGATCTATACCCGCGAGTTCTGTGGTTTCTGCGCCCGCGCCAAGGCGCTTCTGGAAAAGAAGGGCGTCGACTATAAGGAATTCAACGCCACCGAGACGCCGGATGTGCGCGCGGTGATGATCGACCGGGCCAAGGGGGCTGCGACTTTCCCCCAGATATTCATCGACGACCAGCATGTCGGCGGTTGCGACGACCTCTACGCGCTAGACCGCGAGGGCAAGCTCGATCCGCTGCTCGCTGCCTAG
- a CDS encoding ComF family protein, which yields MEDTGPAHSRLARPAALARGALTFAGELLFPPICAACGRTTGSHNALCTACWSDIRFIERPFCAVLGTPFSHDLGDGIMSAEAIAHPPDFDRLRSAAYFNGTVRNLVHALKYRDNTHLAVMMASWMLRAEDGMIAGCDAIAAIPLHRNRMLARRFNQSAELARNLARQSGKPFLPGLMRRTRPTAHQVGLTRAARADNVRGAFALAPNREDAVFGKRIVLVDDVYTTGATVSAVARLLKRKGAADVSVLTFARVLDEPI from the coding sequence ATGGAAGACACCGGCCCGGCGCATTCAAGGCTTGCCCGGCCTGCGGCCCTTGCCCGCGGGGCCCTCACCTTTGCCGGCGAACTGCTTTTTCCGCCGATCTGCGCCGCCTGCGGCCGCACGACCGGCAGCCACAACGCGCTCTGCACCGCCTGCTGGAGCGACATCCGCTTCATCGAACGCCCGTTCTGCGCCGTGCTCGGCACGCCATTTTCTCACGATCTCGGCGATGGTATCATGAGTGCCGAGGCGATCGCCCATCCCCCAGACTTTGACCGGCTGCGCTCGGCCGCCTATTTCAACGGCACCGTACGCAATCTCGTCCACGCGCTGAAATACCGGGACAATACCCATCTCGCGGTGATGATGGCGAGCTGGATGCTGAGGGCGGAAGACGGCATGATTGCCGGCTGCGACGCGATCGCCGCGATCCCGCTTCACCGCAACCGTATGCTCGCCCGCCGCTTCAACCAGTCGGCGGAGCTGGCCCGCAACCTGGCGCGCCAATCCGGCAAGCCGTTCCTGCCGGGCCTGATGCGCCGCACCCGGCCCACCGCCCACCAGGTGGGGCTGACGCGGGCGGCGCGCGCCGACAATGTGCGCGGCGCCTTCGCTCTTGCGCCGAACCGGGAGGATGCGGTGTTCGGCAAGCGCATCGTGCTGGTTGACGATGTTTACACGACCGGAGCCACGGTTTCGGCGGTCGCACGGCTGCTCAAGCGCAAGGGAGCCGCCGATGTCAGCGTTCTGACCTTTGCACGGGTGCTTGACGAACCTATATGA
- a CDS encoding SAM-dependent methyltransferase codes for MEQVFDTGLVERNRLKALAGARPGVDFLLKLAAEEMADRLAVVEREFPQAVELYGATGVVADSVMATGKVGAMLRVDTDAAFARNGEAFEQAPFEFPDLEAQSANLVLAPLSAHLTNDTPGFFIQARRALKPDGLFLAAIPGSGTLGELRECLLAAEAEIYGGASPRVIPFADVRDIGGLLQRAGFALPVVDQENYTVRYDTLFNLMADLKAMGMANPLADRPKRPVSRAFFLRAAELYAERFSDPDGRIRATFSIIHVSGWAPHESQQQPLKPGSAKARLADALNTEEIKLKR; via the coding sequence ATGGAACAGGTTTTCGATACCGGGCTTGTCGAGCGCAACCGGCTGAAGGCGCTTGCCGGCGCCCGGCCCGGCGTGGATTTCCTGCTGAAGCTCGCGGCCGAGGAGATGGCCGACCGGCTCGCCGTGGTCGAGCGCGAATTCCCGCAGGCGGTCGAGCTCTATGGCGCAACCGGCGTGGTGGCGGACTCGGTCATGGCGACCGGCAAGGTCGGCGCAATGTTGCGCGTCGACACCGATGCCGCCTTTGCCCGTAACGGCGAGGCGTTTGAACAGGCGCCATTTGAATTCCCCGACCTTGAAGCGCAATCCGCCAATCTGGTACTTGCGCCGCTCTCCGCGCATCTGACCAACGACACGCCGGGATTTTTCATCCAGGCGCGCCGGGCGCTGAAGCCGGATGGGCTGTTTCTGGCCGCGATCCCCGGCAGCGGCACGCTCGGCGAACTGCGCGAATGTCTGCTTGCTGCCGAAGCCGAAATCTATGGCGGCGCCAGCCCGCGTGTCATTCCCTTCGCCGATGTCCGCGATATTGGCGGGCTCTTGCAGCGGGCAGGCTTTGCGCTACCGGTGGTCGACCAGGAAAACTACACCGTGCGCTACGACACGCTGTTTAACCTGATGGCCGACCTCAAGGCGATGGGCATGGCCAACCCGCTCGCCGACCGACCGAAGCGGCCGGTGAGCCGCGCTTTCTTCCTGCGTGCCGCCGAACTCTACGCCGAGCGCTTCAGCGATCCCGACGGCCGCATCCGCGCCACCTTCTCGATCATCCACGTCTCCGGCTGGGCGCCCCATGAGAGCCAGCAGCAACCGCTGAAGCCCGGCTCCGCCAAGGCGCGGCTCGCCGATGCGCTGAATACGGAAGAGATCAAGCTGAAGCGGTGA
- a CDS encoding aminopeptidase, producing MNAQPRLPHPIDMEKLEKLAEVAVRVGLNLADGQDLVMTAPIEAQPLARLIARHAYRAGAGIVTTIYSDPETTLERFENGSEASFDKAAGWLYEGMGKAYEQGAARLAIAGDNPMLLSAQDPNKVARANRANSTAYKPALEKIAGFDINWNIVSYPSLAWAKTVFPDDPDAMAVAKLAKAIFAASRVDETDPIAAWQEHNANLRARYTWLNEKRFSALRYTGPGTDLTIGLADDHEWSGGASKAKNGIVCNPNIPTEEVFTTPHRLRVEGHVSSTKPLSHQGTLIDDIRVEFSEGRIVRANASKGEDVLNRVLDTDEGARRLGEVALVPHSSPISASGILFYNTLFDENASCHIALGQCYSKCFIDGDKLTPDEIAAKGGNSSLIHIDWMIGSDKIDIDGLDAAGNATPVMRGGEWAE from the coding sequence ATGAACGCTCAACCCCGGCTTCCCCACCCCATCGACATGGAAAAGCTCGAGAAACTGGCGGAGGTCGCCGTTCGCGTCGGGCTCAACCTTGCAGACGGGCAGGATCTCGTCATGACCGCGCCGATCGAGGCGCAGCCGCTGGCCCGCCTGATTGCCCGCCATGCCTACCGCGCCGGCGCCGGCATTGTCACCACGATCTATTCCGACCCGGAAACCACGCTGGAGCGTTTCGAGAACGGCTCTGAGGCAAGCTTCGACAAGGCCGCCGGCTGGCTCTACGAGGGGATGGGCAAGGCCTATGAACAGGGTGCCGCACGCCTTGCGATTGCCGGCGACAACCCGATGCTGCTGTCGGCGCAGGACCCGAACAAGGTTGCCCGCGCCAATCGCGCCAATTCCACGGCCTACAAGCCGGCACTGGAAAAGATCGCCGGTTTCGACATCAACTGGAACATCGTTTCCTACCCCTCGCTGGCCTGGGCGAAGACTGTTTTTCCGGACGATCCGGACGCGATGGCGGTCGCGAAGCTCGCCAAGGCCATCTTCGCCGCCTCCCGCGTCGACGAGACCGACCCCATCGCCGCATGGCAGGAGCACAATGCCAATCTGCGCGCCCGCTATACCTGGCTGAACGAGAAGCGCTTCTCGGCCCTGCGTTACACCGGCCCCGGCACCGACCTCACCATCGGACTTGCCGACGACCACGAATGGAGCGGCGGCGCCTCGAAGGCGAAGAACGGCATCGTCTGCAATCCGAACATCCCGACCGAGGAAGTCTTCACGACACCGCATCGGCTGCGCGTCGAGGGTCACGTCTCCTCCACCAAGCCGCTGTCGCATCAGGGTACGCTCATCGACGATATCCGCGTCGAATTCAGCGAGGGCCGGATCGTCAGGGCCAATGCGTCAAAGGGTGAGGATGTGCTGAACCGCGTGCTTGATACCGACGAGGGCGCCCGCCGGCTCGGCGAAGTGGCGCTGGTGCCGCATTCCTCGCCGATCTCGGCAAGCGGCATCCTGTTCTACAACACCCTCTTTGATGAAAACGCTTCCTGCCACATCGCACTCGGCCAGTGCTATTCGAAGTGCTTCATCGACGGCGACAAACTGACACCCGACGAAATCGCGGCCAAGGGCGGCAATTCCTCGTTGATCCACATCGACTGGATGATCGGCTCCGACAAGATCGACATCGACGGCCTTGATGCCGCAGGCAACGCCACCCCGGTGATGCGCGGCGGCGAATGGGCTGAGTGA
- the ybaK gene encoding Cys-tRNA(Pro) deacylase produces the protein MAKTTQATRFLDKAGIAYTIQQYDYDPNAFKVGLQAAAAIGEPADRVLKTLMAEVDGKPVCAVVPSNAEVSMKKLAAAVHGKHAHMLDVPAAERLSGYHVGGISPFGQRKRVPVVFEEKALAEPYVIMNGGQRGLQVKLAPADAVKALGAATASVIA, from the coding sequence ATGGCAAAGACCACGCAGGCGACCCGCTTTCTCGACAAGGCCGGCATTGCCTACACCATCCAGCAATATGACTACGACCCCAATGCCTTCAAGGTCGGCCTGCAGGCAGCCGCGGCGATCGGCGAGCCGGCCGACCGCGTGCTGAAGACGCTGATGGCCGAGGTCGATGGCAAGCCGGTCTGCGCCGTCGTGCCGTCGAATGCCGAAGTGTCGATGAAGAAACTGGCCGCCGCCGTTCACGGCAAGCATGCCCATATGCTCGATGTTCCCGCCGCCGAGCGGCTTTCCGGCTATCATGTCGGCGGCATCTCGCCCTTCGGCCAGCGCAAGCGCGTGCCCGTTGTCTTCGAGGAAAAGGCGCTTGCCGAGCCCTATGTGATCATGAACGGCGGCCAGCGCGGTTTGCAGGTCAAGCTTGCGCCGGCGGATGCGGTGAAAGCGCTTGGCGCGGCAACGGCAAGCGTAATCGCGTAA
- a CDS encoding ArsC family reductase, which produces MPVTLYGIKNCDTMKKAWTWLDGHSIAYDFHDYKKAGIDKAHLERWCDEAGWEKVLNRAGMTFRKLPDATKDGLDREKAIALMLDQPSMIKRPVLEKDEAVFIGFKPEVYAEIFGED; this is translated from the coding sequence ATGCCGGTTACGCTTTACGGGATCAAGAACTGCGACACGATGAAGAAGGCCTGGACCTGGCTCGATGGCCATTCGATCGCCTATGACTTCCACGACTACAAGAAGGCGGGGATCGACAAGGCGCACCTTGAACGCTGGTGCGACGAGGCCGGCTGGGAAAAGGTGCTGAACCGCGCCGGCATGACCTTCCGCAAACTGCCCGATGCCACCAAGGACGGGCTCGACCGCGAGAAGGCGATCGCCCTGATGCTGGATCAGCCATCGATGATCAAGCGTCCGGTGCTGGAGAAGGACGAAGCCGTCTTCATCGGCTTCAAGCCGGAGGTCTATGCCGAGATTTTCGGCGAGGACTGA